Below is a window of Dissulfuribacter thermophilus DNA.
CTTGATCATGGTGGTAATGCGGGAACTATGGGTGTTTCCAAAGACCTCTTCGAGTTTATGAGGAACATCTTTGGGGCCTATTACCCCGCTTCTTATGGCATCGTCTAGGTCGTGGCTGAGATAGGCAATGATGTCTGCAATCCTAACTATTCTTCCTTCTACTGTTTTTGCCCAACCACCTTTACTGGATGGGATGATGTTTCCAAAACCCTTGGAGTGTTTGAGGATCCCGTCTCGTACTTCGTATGTGAGATTCAGGCCGCGTCCTCCGTTTTCTAGCCGATCTACCACCCTGAGGCTTTGTCTGCAGTGGGAAAACCCCCCTGGGACGATCTCATTTAGTACTGTCTCTCCTGCATGGCCAAAGGGGGTATGGCCTAAATCGTGGGCTAGGCTTATGGCTTCTGTGAGGTCTTCATTGAGTTTGAGGGCCCTTGCAATTGTCCTTGCAATCTCTGCTACTTCAAGGGTGTGGGTCAGCCTTGTCCTATAGTGGTCTCCCATTGGGGAGAGAAAGACCTGAGTTTTATGTTTAAGCCTCCTAAATGCCTTTGAATATACGATTCGATCTCTATCTCTTTGAAATGCTGTCCTGATTGCACAGTCCTGAGCAGGTCTCTTCCGTCCCCTGCTTTGATCGCTAAAGGCAGCATAGGGAGCTAGAAATTCGTGTTCTCTTGCCTCAAGTTCCTCGCGGATAGTTTTGAAACATTTCTTAGCCAGGTTTTGAGTTTTGGGAGCAAAGTCAACAAACATGGTTCAAATTTATAACTCATTAATAAAGAAAAACAACGTCTTTATTGTAAATTAAGTCCAATACTAGGTAAAAGGCGTATAAGAAAACTGTCAAGATTAGAGCCATATGTACATCTATCCCTGGAATCGGAAACCCTATTTTGGCTGATGTCAATAAAACCATTGCCAATGGTATTATGAAAAGGGATTTAAACATAGAAAGATCCTTGCGAAATGGTGTAGCAATAGCATCCAAGCCCTGAGCAGCATACTCCATAGACAAAATAAGTATTATCGCCCATAGTCCGTTATGAGAGAGATCTTG
It encodes the following:
- a CDS encoding deoxyguanosinetriphosphate triphosphohydrolase; the protein is MFVDFAPKTQNLAKKCFKTIREELEAREHEFLAPYAAFSDQSRGRKRPAQDCAIRTAFQRDRDRIVYSKAFRRLKHKTQVFLSPMGDHYRTRLTHTLEVAEIARTIARALKLNEDLTEAISLAHDLGHTPFGHAGETVLNEIVPGGFSHCRQSLRVVDRLENGGRGLNLTYEVRDGILKHSKGFGNIIPSSKGGWAKTVEGRIVRIADIIAYLSHDLDDAIRSGVIGPKDVPHKLEEVFGNTHSSRITTMIKDVISNSKVKDGKMILGISDEVHGAMIELRAFLYERVYRAPQVHREFEKARKILFDLYEYFIKHKDAFIVESLRLFEEDLMETGNDPYERRVSDFIAGMTDRYAQNLYERIFMPSPLV